A window of Betaproteobacteria bacterium contains these coding sequences:
- a CDS encoding tripartite tricarboxylate transporter substrate binding protein — protein sequence MAARATDSPGAHASFGVRLERGTRAKTASSMIGVTIPAGCVRAQERPVVAGMTGTACGRRNFKARSVEGILMMLRTLGMAVLAVAAIGGAHAQENYPRKPMRWVIPYAAGGGTDAIVRPIAVKAAELLGQSVIYENRGGAGGMIAGEIVARAEPDGYTFLVAAPNTHIFATLLHKKVPYDPVKDFAMITKFDLTPNVLIAHPSFPPNTAKKMITYARAHPGKVNFASSGAGSGGHLSLLLLMDTMKIDVLHIPYKGAGPAVLEVLAGRNDLMFINPAVAMGHYKAGRVKVLGFAGPKRLATMPDVPTFEEQGFVDFESSNFKGLVAPAGTPRLVIDKMHDVLVKIVNMPDINARLIAGGSIPRTTTPEQFAEENRKEVARWGKLMRKHGILPQ from the coding sequence ATGGCCGCGCGTGCAACCGATTCGCCGGGAGCGCACGCAAGCTTCGGTGTACGGCTGGAACGCGGCACGCGCGCGAAAACGGCTTCGTCCATGATCGGAGTTACCATACCGGCAGGCTGTGTCCGGGCGCAGGAACGCCCCGTCGTTGCCGGCATGACCGGCACGGCTTGCGGGCGCAGAAATTTCAAAGCGCGATCCGTGGAGGGAATTTTGATGATGCTGCGCACACTCGGGATGGCCGTGCTTGCCGTCGCCGCCATCGGGGGAGCCCACGCCCAGGAGAACTACCCCAGGAAGCCGATGCGCTGGGTCATTCCCTACGCGGCCGGCGGCGGCACGGATGCGATCGTGCGGCCGATCGCGGTCAAGGCAGCCGAGCTGCTGGGTCAATCCGTCATCTACGAAAACCGGGGCGGCGCCGGCGGCATGATCGCCGGGGAGATCGTCGCCAGGGCGGAGCCCGACGGCTACACGTTTCTGGTGGCAGCGCCCAATACGCATATTTTCGCGACGCTGCTGCACAAGAAGGTCCCTTACGATCCGGTCAAGGACTTCGCCATGATCACGAAGTTCGACCTCACGCCGAACGTGCTGATCGCGCACCCCAGCTTTCCGCCCAACACCGCGAAAAAGATGATCACCTACGCCAGGGCCCATCCGGGCAAGGTCAACTTCGCTTCCTCGGGCGCAGGCTCCGGCGGTCACCTGTCGCTCCTGCTGTTGATGGACACGATGAAGATCGACGTATTGCACATCCCTTACAAGGGCGCTGGCCCCGCCGTACTGGAAGTGCTTGCAGGCAGGAACGACCTCATGTTCATCAATCCGGCGGTCGCCATGGGCCACTACAAGGCCGGCAGGGTAAAGGTGCTGGGCTTTGCCGGTCCCAAGCGCCTGGCCACCATGCCGGACGTGCCCACCTTCGAAGAGCAGGGCTTCGTCGATTTCGAATCGAGCAACTTCAAAGGCCTGGTCGCGCCGGCGGGAACGCCCCGCTTGGTCATCGACAAGATGCACGACGTCCTGGTGAAGATCGTCAACATGCCCGACATCAATGCCCGGCTGATCGCCGGTGGCTCCATCCCCAGAACCACCACGCCCGAGCAGTTCGCCGAGGAGAATCGCAAGGAAGTGGCGCGCTGGGGCAAGCTCATGCGCAAGCACGGCATCCTGCCGCAATAG
- a CDS encoding carboxymuconolactone decarboxylase family protein has product MSRFKPLTESEMSDAQRKAVKELESGPRGKFNPLGPNAVLLRSVALMSRTQKVGEYLRYSCSLPPRLREFAIIITARQWSAQVEWIEHSPRAVKEGIDPGVIEDLLQGRPPRALQDDEAAVYRFCKELHDSHGVSDATFAAVADRFGEQGVVDLIGLTGYYTMLAMVLNVAQQPLPGGVAPPLPALQ; this is encoded by the coding sequence ATGTCTCGATTCAAACCGCTGACCGAAAGCGAGATGAGCGACGCGCAGCGCAAGGCCGTGAAGGAACTGGAGAGCGGCCCGCGTGGCAAGTTCAATCCGCTCGGTCCGAACGCTGTCCTGTTGCGCAGCGTGGCCTTGATGTCCCGAACGCAGAAGGTCGGCGAATACCTGCGCTACAGCTGTTCGCTGCCACCGCGCCTGCGCGAATTCGCCATCATCATTACCGCGCGCCAGTGGAGCGCCCAGGTGGAATGGATCGAGCACAGTCCGCGAGCTGTGAAAGAGGGGATCGATCCCGGCGTAATCGAAGACCTCCTGCAGGGTAGGCCGCCGCGCGCGCTGCAAGACGACGAAGCGGCCGTCTACCGCTTCTGCAAGGAGCTGCACGACAGCCACGGCGTGAGCGATGCGACCTTCGCCGCCGTGGCGGACCGATTCGGCGAGCAGGGTGTCGTCGACCTGATCGGGCTGACCGGGTACTACACCATGCTGGCCATGGTGCTCAACGTCGCGCAGCAGCCGCTTCCGGGCGGCGTGGCGCCGCCGCTGCCGGCTTTGCAGTAG
- a CDS encoding transporter substrate-binding domain-containing protein: MRMNDKLFLCCTLMFALALPAAAQGGGTLERIRHKGVITLGYIDGAAPFSTAGANREPQGYSVDLCREIASGIREQLKLPKLDTRWVALTIQNRLEAVRTARVDLECSTTTRTLSRQAEVDFSLITFVDGGSILTTSASSTRRLLDFGGKRIAVISGTTTEKVLRESLAERSIKAEVVTVKSRPQGLKLVEGSKVDGFAADRTTLIGLMSASQRSFSLLDEDFSIRLP, translated from the coding sequence ATGAGGATGAACGACAAGCTTTTTCTTTGCTGCACGCTGATGTTCGCGCTGGCCCTGCCTGCGGCCGCCCAGGGTGGAGGAACCCTCGAGAGGATCCGCCACAAGGGCGTGATCACGCTGGGATACATCGACGGCGCAGCACCTTTCTCCACGGCCGGCGCGAACCGGGAGCCGCAAGGCTATTCGGTGGATCTGTGCCGTGAGATCGCCAGCGGCATCCGGGAGCAATTGAAGCTTCCCAAGCTCGACACGCGCTGGGTTGCGCTCACGATACAGAACCGGCTCGAGGCCGTGCGCACAGCCCGCGTCGATCTCGAGTGCAGCACCACCACTCGGACGCTGTCGCGCCAAGCCGAAGTCGATTTCAGCCTGATCACCTTCGTCGACGGGGGCAGCATCCTGACCACGAGCGCCAGCAGCACGCGGCGCCTGCTCGACTTCGGCGGCAAACGCATCGCGGTGATCTCGGGCACCACCACCGAGAAGGTATTGCGCGAGTCGCTCGCCGAGCGCTCGATCAAGGCCGAGGTGGTGACTGTCAAGTCGCGCCCCCAAGGGTTGAAGCTGGTCGAAGGCTCCAAGGTGGACGGATTCGCTGCCGACCGTACGACACTGATCGGGCTGATGTCCGCGAGCCAGCGCAGCTTCAGCCTGCTCGACGAGGACTTCTCGATCCGCTTGCCGTGA
- a CDS encoding tripartite tricarboxylate transporter substrate binding protein, with product MMLASDRCRNGPPSSVKRRRVSMRAALPIAIAIFTAATAPMAPAAQTSFPDKPIRLIIGSAPGSGPDIMSRLIADHLYNVWGQRVIVDSRPGVAGILSAEHTLRANPDGYTWMMLTSQLFIATAVYPNLKFDLDKDFVSVSLVGLVPWILAVNPQVPAKSVSELIALAKQSPGKLRYGSGGMGSGEHFTTVMFTHMSGIDMLHVPYKGVAPALIDAIANEIQMQFAVFPAAYPHVTSGRLRALGVSTAKRAPGLPKLPTIADTVPGYVTFGWYSIVAPKGTPEAIVDKAAAEVVKAAREPAFGDRLKTLGIEIIAGGRKELDDYRNVERKRLTTLVKETGISIK from the coding sequence ATGATGTTGGCATCGGATCGATGCCGCAACGGTCCACCGAGCAGCGTAAAACGGAGGAGGGTCTCAATGCGTGCCGCACTGCCGATCGCAATCGCCATCTTCACCGCTGCGACAGCGCCTATGGCGCCTGCCGCGCAAACGAGTTTCCCGGACAAGCCGATCCGCCTGATCATCGGCAGCGCGCCGGGGTCGGGCCCGGACATCATGTCCCGGCTGATTGCCGATCATCTCTACAACGTGTGGGGCCAGCGGGTGATCGTCGATTCCCGTCCGGGGGTGGCCGGCATCCTGAGCGCGGAGCATACGCTGCGCGCGAATCCCGACGGCTACACCTGGATGATGCTGACCTCGCAGCTCTTCATCGCCACCGCGGTCTACCCCAATCTCAAGTTCGACCTGGACAAGGATTTCGTCTCGGTCTCGCTGGTTGGGCTGGTGCCATGGATCCTGGCCGTCAATCCCCAGGTGCCGGCGAAGTCGGTCTCCGAGCTGATCGCGCTGGCGAAGCAGTCGCCGGGGAAGCTGCGCTACGGCTCCGGCGGCATGGGCAGCGGCGAGCATTTCACCACCGTCATGTTCACGCACATGAGCGGCATCGACATGCTGCACGTGCCGTACAAGGGTGTCGCGCCGGCCCTGATCGATGCGATCGCGAACGAGATCCAGATGCAGTTCGCCGTGTTCCCGGCGGCGTATCCGCATGTGACGTCCGGGCGCTTGCGGGCGCTCGGTGTCAGCACGGCCAAGCGCGCACCGGGATTGCCCAAACTGCCGACCATCGCCGACACGGTGCCGGGCTACGTGACCTTCGGCTGGTACAGCATCGTCGCCCCCAAGGGCACGCCCGAGGCGATCGTCGACAAGGCAGCAGCGGAAGTGGTCAAGGCTGCCCGCGAGCCCGCGTTCGGCGATCGCCTAAAGACGCTGGGCATCGAGATCATCGCCGGCGGGCGCAAGGAGCTCGACGACTATCGGAACGTGGAGCGCAAGCGCCTCACGACACTGGTCAAGGAGACCGGGATCAGCATCAAGTAG
- a CDS encoding MFS transporter gives MDRRLLLIVAAAVNLAVSTLMLLLFVSAALALWHIIALALVSSLTWAVDNPTRQAFVPDLVDREDLTNAIALNSVAIEITVVVGPALGGILIPALGMSGAYALISAIYLLDVLVLLMLKDVRQAAPHAHESPARSLLGGLRYVWSNQTVFVLLVVAFLLNLLAAPYRYAFLPLFARYILDAGPAGYGMLTAMAGVGALVAGIWVVSLGNFRRKGRMLIWSGLAWPVSLLLFAFSTQYSVSMALVFAAGLAQAIVWTMIATLILSNTAQSMRGRVMGLRTGVVFSLPIGNFLAGAAAERFGAPIAQGAYAAIAIFIMLAIVLLVPSLHRSQ, from the coding sequence ATGGACAGGCGTCTGCTGCTCATCGTCGCGGCCGCGGTGAACCTGGCGGTGTCGACGCTCATGCTGCTGCTTTTCGTCAGCGCTGCGCTTGCGCTGTGGCACATCATCGCCCTGGCGCTCGTGAGCAGCCTGACCTGGGCCGTGGACAATCCCACCCGTCAGGCCTTCGTGCCGGACCTGGTGGACCGGGAAGACCTGACCAATGCCATCGCGCTCAATTCGGTCGCCATAGAGATCACGGTGGTGGTCGGTCCGGCCCTGGGCGGGATACTGATTCCGGCCTTGGGCATGAGCGGCGCCTACGCGCTCATCTCGGCCATCTATCTCCTGGATGTGCTGGTGCTGCTGATGCTGAAGGACGTGAGGCAGGCTGCGCCGCACGCGCACGAGTCCCCGGCGCGCAGCCTGCTCGGCGGACTGCGCTATGTCTGGAGCAACCAGACGGTGTTCGTGCTGCTGGTGGTCGCCTTCCTTCTCAACCTGCTCGCCGCGCCCTACCGCTATGCATTTCTGCCCCTGTTCGCCCGCTACATCCTGGATGCGGGCCCGGCGGGCTACGGCATGCTCACAGCCATGGCCGGCGTCGGAGCGCTGGTGGCGGGTATATGGGTCGTCTCCCTGGGCAATTTCCGACGCAAGGGGCGGATGCTGATATGGAGCGGCCTCGCCTGGCCGGTCTCCCTGCTGCTGTTCGCGTTCTCGACCCAATATTCGGTTTCGATGGCGCTCGTGTTCGCCGCCGGGCTTGCCCAGGCGATCGTCTGGACCATGATAGCGACGTTGATCCTGAGCAACACCGCGCAGTCGATGCGAGGCCGGGTGATGGGACTGCGCACCGGCGTCGTCTTCAGTTTACCGATCGGCAATTTTCTCGCCGGCGCGGCGGCCGAACGCTTCGGCGCACCGATCGCCCAGGGCGCCTACGCAGCAATCGCGATCTTCATCATGCTGGCGATCGTGCTGCTGGTGCCCAGCCTGCACCGTTCGCAATGA
- a CDS encoding alpha-hydroxy-acid oxidizing protein, with protein sequence MIFPSVDEAQNIFDLRDMAKRRLPKWLFEFVDRGTEEECALRNNREAFERIRFRPRMLVDVSGRKLDTTVFGKEHRMPIGIAPTGAAGMMWYQGELELARAAKDAGIPFSLATGSITSMEKISGEVGGTLWMQLYMWADRKLSHQLVRRASAAGFEALLVTVDGAVAGNREYNRRNGFSVPFQYNSKNTTDVLMHPRWMLGVLGRYIANGGMPQRVNFPAELQGKVTAAYGGNKETRNDSLNWDDLKALRDIWPGKLLVKGLLHPDDASRSVELGADGVIVSNHGGRNCDCAPAPIEVLPDIVAAVGDRTTVIFDSGVRRGSDVVKALALGAKMVLIGRSTLYGTAAAGYAGAKRALDIYRGEISRGMAQISCNTVSDIGRHHIAYDWELQGASSSRSGSRLSDSDYTEVAQNVSTLRR encoded by the coding sequence ATGATTTTCCCGAGCGTGGACGAGGCTCAGAACATTTTCGACCTGCGCGACATGGCCAAGCGGCGCTTGCCCAAGTGGCTGTTCGAATTCGTCGATCGCGGCACCGAGGAAGAGTGCGCGCTGCGCAACAACCGCGAGGCGTTCGAGCGCATCCGGTTTCGGCCGCGCATGCTGGTCGACGTGTCCGGCCGCAAGCTCGACACCACGGTTTTCGGCAAGGAACACAGGATGCCGATCGGCATCGCGCCCACCGGCGCCGCCGGCATGATGTGGTATCAGGGCGAGCTCGAGCTCGCGCGCGCCGCCAAGGACGCCGGCATTCCGTTCTCGCTCGCGACCGGCTCGATTACCAGCATGGAGAAAATCTCCGGCGAGGTGGGCGGCACGCTCTGGATGCAGCTCTACATGTGGGCCGATCGCAAGCTCTCGCATCAACTGGTGCGCCGCGCTTCGGCCGCGGGATTCGAAGCGCTGCTGGTCACTGTGGACGGCGCGGTCGCCGGCAACCGCGAATACAACCGCCGCAACGGCTTCTCCGTGCCCTTCCAGTACAACAGCAAGAACACGACCGACGTGCTCATGCACCCGCGCTGGATGCTGGGCGTGCTGGGACGCTACATCGCCAACGGCGGCATGCCGCAGCGGGTGAATTTTCCCGCGGAGCTGCAGGGCAAGGTCACGGCCGCTTACGGCGGCAACAAGGAAACGCGCAACGATTCGCTCAACTGGGACGACCTCAAGGCGCTGCGCGACATCTGGCCCGGCAAGCTGCTCGTGAAGGGGCTGCTGCATCCGGATGACGCGTCCAGGTCGGTCGAGCTCGGTGCCGACGGCGTGATCGTCTCCAACCACGGCGGACGCAACTGCGACTGCGCGCCCGCGCCGATCGAAGTATTGCCGGATATCGTCGCCGCAGTGGGCGATCGCACCACGGTCATCTTCGATAGCGGCGTGCGCCGTGGCAGCGACGTGGTGAAGGCCTTAGCGCTGGGCGCGAAGATGGTGCTGATCGGGCGCAGCACGCTCTACGGCACGGCCGCCGCGGGCTACGCGGGCGCGAAACGCGCGCTGGACATCTATCGCGGTGAGATCAGCCGCGGCATGGCGCAGATTTCCTGCAACACGGTGTCCGACATCGGACGCCACCACATCGCCTACGATTGGGAGCTGCAAGGCGCGAGCTCGTCTCGTTCCGGTTCACGTCTGTCCGATAGCGACTACACCGAGGTCGCACAGAACGTGAGCACGCTGCGCCGGTGA
- a CDS encoding tripartite tricarboxylate transporter substrate binding protein produces MMLLRGRTRKLEESKASGWQAPSNPGARLLGCCLLAHAAVAATAGAPEFPHRPIRLIASGVGGTGDFTARLIGPHLTSRLGQPVVVDNRPGGVVPGQILVEAQPDGHTLMLTGAVTWLSPFMRTSVPFDPVRDFAPIMLAIQSPNVLVVHPSLPVKTVKDLVELAKQKPGELNMASSGIGNSNHLAGAIFSAMAGVDITVIPYKGAQLALNDVIGGRVQLMFATANASKGHLAAGRLRAVGVTTAQPTRLMPGLPTIASAGLPGYESAATIGAFTRAGTPPAVIGLLHREIAQFLQRPDITERLFNAGIDVVASTPQEFAELIRTEMKVKGKIIRDAGIRMN; encoded by the coding sequence GTGATGCTTCTGCGGGGACGAACGCGCAAGCTCGAGGAGTCGAAGGCATCCGGTTGGCAGGCGCCGAGCAATCCGGGCGCTCGCCTCCTGGGCTGTTGCCTGCTCGCCCATGCGGCCGTCGCGGCCACCGCCGGCGCGCCCGAGTTTCCGCATCGACCGATACGCCTGATCGCCTCCGGCGTGGGCGGGACGGGAGACTTCACCGCGCGTCTCATCGGTCCTCACCTGACGAGCCGCCTCGGCCAGCCGGTCGTCGTGGACAATCGCCCGGGCGGCGTCGTTCCCGGTCAGATCCTGGTGGAGGCGCAGCCGGACGGCCATACCCTGATGCTGACGGGCGCCGTGACCTGGCTCTCGCCTTTCATGCGCACATCGGTGCCGTTCGATCCGGTGCGCGATTTCGCGCCGATCATGCTGGCGATTCAATCGCCCAATGTGCTCGTGGTCCATCCGTCGCTGCCGGTGAAGACGGTCAAGGACCTCGTCGAGCTGGCGAAGCAGAAGCCGGGCGAGCTCAACATGGCGAGCTCCGGCATCGGCAATTCGAACCATCTCGCCGGCGCCATCTTCAGCGCGATGGCGGGTGTGGATATCACGGTCATTCCCTACAAGGGGGCGCAGCTCGCGCTGAACGACGTGATCGGCGGGCGGGTCCAGTTGATGTTCGCCACCGCGAACGCCTCGAAAGGGCATCTTGCGGCCGGACGGTTGCGGGCGGTAGGAGTGACCACGGCGCAGCCCACGCGCCTCATGCCGGGCTTGCCCACCATCGCATCCGCGGGCTTGCCCGGTTACGAATCGGCCGCGACGATCGGCGCCTTCACCCGCGCAGGCACGCCGCCGGCCGTCATCGGCCTGCTTCACCGCGAGATCGCGCAGTTCCTGCAGCGCCCTGATATCACCGAGCGCTTGTTCAACGCAGGCATCGACGTGGTGGCCAGCACACCGCAGGAATTCGCCGAGCTGATCCGCACCGAAATGAAGGTGAAGGGCAAGATCATCCGCGATGCCGGCATACGGATGAATTGA
- a CDS encoding glutathione S-transferase encodes MTIELHTWNTPNGRKISVALEEMGLPYNVHTVNIGKNEQYQPEFLKISPNNRIPAIVDSDGPGGQPISVFESGAILIYLAEKTGKFLPTDTRKKVAVLEWLMWQMGGFGPMPGQVHHFLQVADPADQKYGLERYSKETRRLYGVLDRRLAGRDYVADECSIADFAILGWAWRHERHKVDLAEFPNVKAWYERCMARPATRKGFEVALS; translated from the coding sequence GTGACAATCGAGCTGCACACCTGGAACACCCCCAACGGCCGCAAGATCAGCGTGGCGCTGGAGGAGATGGGCCTGCCTTACAACGTGCACACCGTGAACATCGGCAAGAACGAGCAGTACCAGCCGGAGTTCCTGAAGATCAGTCCGAACAACCGCATTCCCGCGATCGTCGATAGCGACGGGCCCGGCGGCCAGCCGATCAGCGTGTTCGAATCCGGTGCGATTCTGATCTACCTGGCGGAGAAAACCGGCAAGTTCCTGCCCACCGACACGCGCAAGAAGGTCGCGGTGCTGGAGTGGCTGATGTGGCAGATGGGCGGATTCGGGCCGATGCCCGGCCAGGTGCATCACTTCCTGCAGGTGGCCGATCCCGCCGACCAGAAGTACGGCCTGGAACGGTACTCGAAGGAGACGCGCCGCCTGTATGGCGTGCTGGATCGGCGCCTGGCGGGCCGTGACTACGTCGCCGATGAGTGCTCCATCGCCGATTTCGCGATTCTCGGCTGGGCCTGGCGGCACGAGCGGCACAAGGTGGATCTGGCGGAATTCCCGAACGTGAAAGCGTGGTACGAGCGCTGCATGGCACGACCTGCGACCAGGAAGGGCTTCGAGGTCGCGCTCTCCTGA
- a CDS encoding MFS transporter, whose translation MSIWVVMFMVVCNMLAMKGSKIIITLFSIELGSPQVVIGVLVALYSLFPMILAIFAGKLTDRLGARWPMVAGSCGIAFGLTLPYWFPHTTTLYFQAALVGAGHVFYNVSVQNMIGGIGAKADHTKNFSNFGLAMATGSFIGPLVAGFAIDHVGYIYAYLILAASPLITAVIMGTAKHVSSGRSRHKADDAITKDEAAASSQPFELLFTSRPLRRVLITGAVLLTGIDLFQFYMPIYGHYIGLSASQIGVVLGTFSAAAFIVRIWMPAIVERLGAERVLVASMFTAAVTYVAVPFVTHMVVLCVICFILGLGTGCGQPLSLSLIYQRAPGGRSGEALGLRATLNNFTHMVTPLMFGALGTAFGVTPVFLFNSLMLAGGGLIIGRR comes from the coding sequence ATGTCGATCTGGGTCGTGATGTTCATGGTGGTGTGCAACATGCTGGCCATGAAGGGCAGCAAGATCATCATCACCCTGTTCTCGATCGAGCTCGGCTCGCCGCAAGTGGTCATCGGCGTGCTGGTGGCGCTGTATTCGCTGTTTCCGATGATCCTCGCCATCTTTGCCGGCAAGCTGACCGATCGGCTGGGCGCACGCTGGCCGATGGTGGCTGGATCGTGCGGCATCGCGTTCGGGCTCACGCTGCCGTACTGGTTTCCGCATACGACCACGCTCTATTTTCAGGCAGCGCTGGTGGGCGCGGGGCACGTGTTCTACAACGTGTCGGTGCAAAACATGATCGGCGGCATCGGCGCGAAGGCGGATCACACCAAGAACTTCAGCAACTTCGGTCTGGCGATGGCAACGGGCAGTTTCATCGGGCCGCTGGTCGCCGGGTTCGCCATCGATCACGTCGGATACATATACGCGTATCTCATCCTGGCCGCGTCGCCGTTGATCACCGCCGTCATCATGGGCACGGCGAAACACGTGAGCAGCGGCCGCAGCCGGCACAAGGCGGACGATGCCATCACCAAGGACGAAGCAGCCGCTTCGTCGCAACCGTTCGAGCTTCTTTTCACCAGCCGTCCGCTGCGCCGGGTGCTGATCACCGGCGCGGTGCTGCTGACGGGGATCGATCTGTTTCAGTTCTACATGCCGATCTACGGGCACTACATCGGTCTTTCCGCCTCGCAGATCGGCGTGGTGCTCGGCACGTTCTCGGCGGCGGCGTTCATCGTGCGCATCTGGATGCCGGCCATCGTCGAGCGGCTGGGCGCGGAACGGGTGCTGGTCGCCTCCATGTTCACGGCGGCCGTCACCTATGTCGCGGTACCGTTCGTCACCCACATGGTGGTGCTGTGCGTGATCTGCTTCATCCTGGGCTTGGGCACCGGATGCGGACAGCCGCTGTCGCTATCGCTGATCTACCAGCGGGCACCGGGCGGGCGTTCCGGCGAGGCGCTGGGACTGCGCGCCACGCTGAACAACTTCACCCACATGGTGACCCCGCTCATGTTCGGCGCACTCGGCACGGCCTTCGGGGTGACGCCGGTGTTCCTGTTCAACTCGCTGATGCTCGCGGGCGGAGGGCTGATCATCGGGCGGCGGTAA
- a CDS encoding DHA2 family efflux MFS transporter permease subunit → MAGAISMVLSSTIANVAVPTVMGAFGVGQDQAQWLATGFVATMVASQLLSAWFARALGVRGAFMVVNVVFFAGTAICFFSPNIEMLILGRVLQGFAAGVVQPMIMALIFSQFPADRRGQAMAIHGMGIQIAPMLGPMVGGLVIDTLGWREIFLMPVPVCIVALFLGMLYLPGREERGALPRFDWLGYSLLVATLATLLFAGANGQRFGWDSNPIVTMAATGLATGTAFVWLQLRSKAPLLDFSLFRIPQFTSAVIVAFVFGLGNFASNYLIPVTVQHVQGFTPFLSGLLLVPAGMLVISGTSIFGRVADALPANLMVMCGLTLFALGNYLMSGTDANTTFLAFAGMIVVARCGMALIIPSLNVSALRALTPAQLHRGTGTINFIRQLGGSCGVTALVVFIEQRTEFHAQAMAATQTPANTTSVELLSKVRDLLAELGLSEHVRGPGALHYLNEMIEAQASARGFNDGFLMIAIVFILAAIPAWNLGKERRRSRQRRESGMAR, encoded by the coding sequence ATGGCGGGCGCGATCTCGATGGTGCTCTCGTCGACGATCGCCAATGTCGCGGTGCCGACGGTCATGGGCGCGTTCGGGGTCGGGCAGGACCAGGCGCAGTGGCTGGCGACAGGGTTCGTTGCGACCATGGTCGCAAGCCAGCTGCTGAGCGCCTGGTTCGCGCGCGCCCTCGGGGTGCGCGGCGCATTCATGGTGGTCAACGTCGTGTTCTTTGCCGGCACCGCGATTTGCTTCTTCAGCCCGAACATCGAGATGCTGATCCTGGGGCGCGTGCTGCAGGGATTCGCCGCCGGGGTGGTGCAGCCGATGATCATGGCGCTCATCTTCAGCCAGTTCCCTGCGGACCGCCGCGGCCAGGCCATGGCAATCCACGGCATGGGCATTCAGATCGCCCCCATGCTCGGGCCGATGGTCGGCGGCCTGGTGATCGACACCCTGGGCTGGCGAGAAATATTCCTGATGCCCGTGCCGGTGTGTATCGTCGCGTTGTTCCTCGGCATGCTGTACTTGCCGGGGCGGGAGGAGCGGGGCGCCCTGCCCAGATTCGACTGGCTCGGCTACTCACTGCTGGTTGCGACCCTGGCAACGCTGCTCTTCGCCGGCGCCAACGGGCAGCGCTTCGGCTGGGACTCCAACCCGATCGTGACGATGGCGGCGACCGGGCTGGCCACCGGCACGGCGTTCGTGTGGCTGCAGCTCCGATCGAAGGCGCCGCTGCTCGACTTCTCGCTCTTCCGAATCCCGCAGTTCACCTCGGCAGTCATCGTCGCGTTCGTGTTCGGCCTCGGCAATTTCGCATCCAACTACCTCATCCCGGTTACCGTCCAGCACGTGCAGGGGTTCACGCCGTTCCTCTCCGGGCTGCTGCTCGTTCCGGCCGGAATGCTCGTGATCTCGGGAACATCGATCTTCGGCCGCGTCGCCGATGCCCTTCCGGCCAATCTGATGGTGATGTGTGGCCTCACCCTGTTCGCGCTGGGCAACTACCTGATGAGCGGAACCGATGCGAACACGACCTTCCTCGCTTTCGCCGGCATGATCGTGGTCGCCCGCTGCGGAATGGCCCTGATCATCCCCTCGCTCAACGTCTCGGCGCTGCGCGCGCTCACCCCTGCGCAGCTGCACCGGGGCACCGGCACGATCAATTTCATCCGTCAGCTCGGCGGCTCCTGCGGCGTCACCGCGTTGGTCGTGTTCATCGAGCAGCGCACCGAATTTCACGCCCAGGCGATGGCCGCGACCCAGACGCCCGCCAACACGACCAGCGTGGAGCTGCTATCCAAGGTCAGGGACCTGTTGGCGGAGTTGGGTCTGTCCGAGCACGTGCGGGGGCCGGGCGCGCTGCATTACCTCAACGAGATGATCGAGGCGCAGGCGTCCGCACGCGGTTTCAACGACGGCTTCCTGATGATCGCGATCGTGTTCATCCTGGCGGCGATACCGGCGTGGAATCTCGGCAAGGAGCGCAGGCGCTCGAGGCAAAGGCGCGAAAGCGGCATGGCACGCTGA